A genomic segment from Barrientosiimonas humi encodes:
- a CDS encoding DEAD/DEAH box helicase — protein sequence MERAYDVRGAEWVTRVTDDAIARACGTPALERGQGYVDAERVRSVTTGDQGRMLLGVVAGGRPTPYSTMIASDGDLDGEPRWSGRCSCPVTTSCKHVAAVLLAVREELVEQADPGARWRSELQSVLSRAERAAAVGHPEPEQLGLLFLLQHRPGPAGRPPVVDVEVRPSRRTRTGRWHQTYGWGEVLRPDFANLGARVRADGPQQELLLALARAAALGEWTSGAQPLTLHDAPPIVWPMLREVLAGGVLLEPEQRSRLVGRTAVTTKTVRLLHEPARLDVEVADDPSGALDVTAVVDGFPAGAEVHLLGDPAHGVIGVHDGELLLGPLAPDPDPLALALLRMPPVQVPSRDADTFTHHFLPAFERHAPVRRRSSDGSTTRAERAGAQPLRLQLHVGDLRPGHVVVQQFFGYGPTRVPTSLGEASPVRRRHDEQTLVQRLHEHLHPLGLYELVGGLGHWPAAVVTLTGIDAVRLTASLDRLALLDDVEIEVADDLPAYEESTAEPLIEIGTSESEGGDADWFDLHVDVTVDGEEVPFEALFAALARDEDFMLLDSGTYFRLDRPALQRLRTLIGEARELADRESGTSINRFQVGLWQELVDLGVVGEQAQAWEQSVERLRQLDKLVPPDPPQGLRAELRPYQLDGYAWLTTLWDAGLGGVLADDMGLGKTLQTLATVARARELGEVGGDAGPVLVVAPTSVVGAWVDEAARFTPDLRVVAVTQTHRKRREPLEEVVAGADVVVTSYAVLRLDDEQFHALPWRGLVLDEAQAVKNHHSKTYQAVRQVRAPFRLAISGTPLENSLMDLWSLLSITAPGLYPRPDDFTVSYRRPIESGRAPELLDQLRRRIRPLMMRRTKAEVAADLPEKQVQVTHVPLAPAHARIYDQHLQRERQRVLGLLDDPDANRVAILASLTRLRQLALDPALIDDSYSDVGTSAKVAALVEHLREVAAEGHRALVFSQFTRYLRIAEQALHRAGLETCYLDGAMSATERSEQVRAFQEGDAAAFLISLKAGGTGLTLTEADYVFVLDPWWNPATEAQAIDRTHRIGQTRQVMVYRLVSEGTVEDKVVALQQRKRDLFDRVLGSGGALSSAITADDIRGLLDL from the coding sequence GTGGAACGGGCGTACGACGTGCGGGGAGCCGAGTGGGTCACTCGGGTCACCGACGACGCCATCGCCCGCGCCTGCGGCACCCCGGCGCTGGAGCGCGGACAGGGATACGTCGACGCCGAGCGGGTGCGCTCGGTCACCACCGGCGACCAGGGCCGGATGCTGCTGGGCGTGGTGGCCGGCGGTCGTCCGACGCCCTACTCCACGATGATCGCGAGCGACGGCGACCTCGACGGCGAGCCGCGCTGGAGCGGGCGGTGCAGCTGCCCGGTCACGACGTCGTGCAAGCACGTCGCGGCGGTGCTGCTCGCGGTGCGCGAGGAGCTGGTCGAGCAGGCCGACCCGGGGGCGCGGTGGCGGTCCGAGCTGCAGTCGGTGCTGAGTCGCGCCGAGCGCGCCGCGGCGGTCGGCCACCCCGAGCCCGAGCAGCTGGGGCTGCTGTTCCTGCTGCAGCACCGGCCGGGGCCCGCCGGCCGCCCACCGGTGGTCGACGTCGAGGTGCGGCCGAGCCGGCGCACCCGCACGGGCCGCTGGCACCAGACGTACGGCTGGGGCGAGGTGCTTCGCCCCGACTTCGCCAACCTCGGCGCCCGGGTGCGCGCCGACGGACCGCAGCAGGAGCTGCTGCTCGCGCTCGCCCGGGCCGCGGCGCTCGGTGAGTGGACCTCCGGCGCGCAGCCGCTGACGCTGCACGACGCGCCGCCGATCGTGTGGCCGATGCTGCGCGAGGTGCTCGCCGGCGGCGTGCTGCTCGAGCCCGAGCAACGGTCCCGACTCGTCGGGCGCACCGCCGTGACGACCAAGACCGTGCGGCTGCTGCACGAGCCCGCGCGGCTCGACGTCGAGGTCGCCGACGACCCCTCGGGGGCGCTCGACGTGACCGCGGTCGTCGACGGCTTCCCCGCCGGCGCCGAGGTGCACCTGCTCGGCGACCCGGCGCACGGCGTGATCGGGGTGCACGACGGCGAGCTGCTGCTCGGGCCGCTGGCCCCCGACCCCGACCCGCTGGCGCTCGCGCTGCTGCGCATGCCGCCGGTGCAGGTGCCCTCGCGCGACGCCGACACCTTCACCCACCACTTCCTGCCCGCGTTCGAGCGGCACGCCCCGGTGCGGCGGCGCTCGTCCGACGGGAGCACGACGCGGGCCGAGCGGGCCGGCGCCCAGCCGCTGCGGCTGCAGCTGCACGTGGGCGACCTGAGGCCGGGGCACGTGGTGGTGCAGCAGTTCTTCGGCTACGGCCCCACCCGGGTGCCGACCAGCCTCGGGGAGGCCTCGCCCGTGCGCCGCCGGCACGACGAGCAGACCCTGGTCCAGCGGCTGCACGAGCACCTGCACCCGCTGGGGCTCTACGAGCTGGTCGGCGGGCTGGGGCACTGGCCGGCCGCGGTCGTCACCCTCACCGGCATCGACGCGGTGCGGCTCACCGCCTCGCTCGACCGGCTCGCCCTGCTCGACGACGTCGAGATCGAGGTCGCCGACGACCTCCCGGCCTACGAGGAGTCCACCGCCGAGCCGCTCATCGAGATCGGCACGAGCGAGTCCGAGGGCGGTGACGCCGACTGGTTCGACCTGCACGTCGACGTCACGGTCGACGGCGAGGAGGTGCCGTTCGAGGCGCTGTTCGCCGCGCTGGCGCGCGACGAGGACTTCATGCTGCTCGACTCCGGCACCTACTTCCGGCTCGACCGGCCGGCGCTGCAGCGGCTGCGCACGCTGATCGGCGAGGCCCGCGAGCTGGCCGACCGCGAGTCGGGCACCAGCATCAACCGGTTCCAGGTCGGGCTCTGGCAGGAGCTGGTCGACCTCGGGGTCGTGGGCGAGCAGGCCCAGGCGTGGGAGCAGTCCGTCGAGCGGCTGCGCCAGCTCGACAAGCTGGTCCCGCCCGACCCGCCGCAGGGGCTGCGGGCCGAGCTGCGTCCCTACCAGCTCGACGGCTACGCCTGGCTGACGACGCTGTGGGACGCCGGCCTCGGCGGGGTGCTCGCCGACGACATGGGCCTCGGCAAGACGCTGCAGACGCTGGCCACCGTCGCGCGCGCCCGCGAGCTCGGCGAGGTCGGCGGCGACGCCGGCCCGGTGCTGGTGGTCGCCCCCACGTCGGTGGTCGGGGCCTGGGTCGACGAGGCCGCGCGGTTCACCCCTGACCTGCGGGTCGTCGCCGTCACCCAGACCCACAGGAAGCGTCGCGAGCCGCTCGAGGAGGTGGTGGCGGGCGCGGACGTGGTGGTGACGTCGTACGCCGTGCTCCGGCTCGACGACGAGCAGTTCCACGCGCTGCCGTGGCGCGGGCTGGTGCTCGACGAGGCGCAGGCGGTGAAGAACCACCACTCCAAGACCTATCAAGCGGTCCGGCAGGTGCGGGCGCCGTTCCGACTGGCCATCTCGGGCACCCCGCTGGAGAACTCGCTGATGGACCTGTGGTCGCTGCTGTCGATCACCGCTCCCGGGCTCTACCCGCGTCCCGACGACTTCACGGTGAGCTATCGGCGGCCGATCGAGTCGGGCCGCGCGCCCGAGCTGCTCGACCAGCTGCGGCGGCGCATCCGGCCGCTGATGATGCGCCGCACCAAGGCCGAGGTCGCGGCCGACCTGCCCGAGAAGCAGGTGCAGGTGACGCACGTGCCGCTGGCCCCGGCCCACGCCCGCATCTACGACCAGCACCTGCAGCGCGAGCGCCAGCGGGTGCTGGGGCTGCTCGACGACCCCGACGCCAACCGCGTCGCGATCCTCGCCTCGCTCACCCGACTGCGGCAGCTGGCGCTCGACCCGGCCCTGATCGACGACTCCTACTCCGACGTCGGCACCTCCGCCAAGGTCGCCGCGCTCGTCGAGCACCTGCGCGAGGTCGCGGCCGAGGGGCACCGGGCGCTGGTGTTCAGCCAGTTCACCCGATACCTGCGCATCGCCGAGCAGGCGTTGCACCGGGCCGGGCTCGAGACCTGCTACCTCGACGGCGCCATGTCCGCCACCGAGCGCAGCGAGCAGGTGCGGGCGTTCCAGGAGGGCGACGCCGCGGCGTTCCTCATCTCGCTCAAGGCGGGCGGCACGGGGCTCACCCTCACCGAGGCCGACTACGTCTTCGTGCTCGACCCCTGGTGGAACCCCGCCACCGAGGCGCAGGCCATCGACCGCACCCACCGCATCGGACAGACCCGGCAGGTCATGGTCTATCGGCTGGTGTCGGAGGGGACGGTCGAGGACAAGGTCGTCGCCCTGCAGCAGCGCAAGCGCGACCTGTTCGACCGGGTGCTCGGCTCGGGCGGCGCACTGAGCAGCGCGATCACTGCCGACGACATCCGGGGGCTGCTCGACCTCTGA
- a CDS encoding ABC transporter ATP-binding protein — MTDSSLDTAGPAGPGATDVRPAVTDADVHRSVRADAAGASRLAARQVTLGYGERPVVEGLDVSVPTGRITAIVGSNGCGKSTLLRGLSRLLKPTAGQVLLDGKSIHDRSTKEVARVVGLLPQSPIAPEGITVTELVSRGRHPHHGLLRQWSRADDEAIARALELTGTTELAHRDVDALSGGQRQRVWIAMVLAQQTDLLLLDEPTSFLDIAHAVELLDLVTDLNGHGATVVMVLHDLNLAARYAHHVVAMCDGRIVREGTPAEVVTADVVEEVFGVPCQVVDDPVAGSPLVVPIGRHHRG, encoded by the coding sequence ATGACCGACTCCTCCCTCGACACCGCAGGCCCGGCGGGCCCAGGGGCGACGGACGTACGCCCCGCCGTGACCGACGCCGACGTGCACCGCTCGGTGCGGGCCGACGCGGCCGGCGCCAGTCGGCTCGCGGCGCGGCAGGTGACGCTGGGCTACGGCGAGCGGCCGGTCGTCGAGGGCCTCGACGTGTCGGTGCCGACCGGGCGGATCACCGCGATCGTGGGGTCCAACGGGTGCGGCAAGTCGACGCTGCTGCGCGGCCTGTCGCGGCTGCTGAAGCCGACCGCCGGGCAGGTGCTGCTGGACGGGAAGTCGATCCACGACCGATCCACCAAGGAGGTCGCGCGCGTCGTCGGGCTGCTGCCGCAGTCGCCGATCGCGCCTGAGGGGATCACCGTCACCGAGCTGGTCAGCCGCGGCCGGCACCCGCACCACGGACTGCTGCGGCAGTGGTCGCGCGCCGACGACGAGGCCATCGCCCGGGCGCTGGAGCTCACCGGCACCACCGAGCTGGCCCACCGTGACGTCGACGCGCTCTCCGGCGGTCAGCGCCAGCGCGTCTGGATCGCGATGGTGCTCGCGCAGCAGACCGACCTGCTGCTGCTCGACGAGCCGACGTCGTTCCTCGACATCGCGCACGCCGTCGAGCTGCTCGACCTGGTGACCGACCTCAACGGTCACGGCGCCACCGTGGTGATGGTGCTGCACGACCTCAACCTCGCCGCGCGCTACGCCCACCACGTCGTCGCCATGTGCGACGGCCGGATCGTGCGCGAGGGCACGCCCGCCGAGGTCGTCACCGCCGACGTCGTCGAGGAGGTCTTCGGCGTTCCGTGCCAGGTGGTCGACGACCCGGTCGCCGGCAGCCCGCTGGTGGTCCCGATCGGCCGGCACCACCGCGGCTGA
- a CDS encoding FecCD family ABC transporter permease: protein MTATIDAPTTPATPAVASARGSSARAYLVVVGVGALVVAAAALLSLAVGAVALSPGEVLRSLFGSAGQSTDALVDARVQRTLVGILIGGSVAVSGAVMQGVTRNPLADPGILGVNSGAALAVILGIYWAGISTLPAYIWLAVLGGSVAAVAVYAIASLGPRASQPVTMALAGAAVTAAASSIIAGIMVTSDEVLDTFRFWQVGSVAGRDVDAIVPVLPMFLVGLLLCLASGPILNALALGDDMASALGQRVRLGRLVASFGAVLLCAGATAVAGPIGFVGLVVPHVVRLVVGPDYRRVLVGSMFGGPALLLLADTVGRVVAPPAEISVGIVTALIGAPALIWLVRRVRTS, encoded by the coding sequence GTGACGGCGACGATCGACGCCCCGACGACCCCGGCCACGCCGGCGGTCGCGAGCGCGCGCGGCTCGTCCGCGCGGGCGTACCTCGTGGTCGTGGGGGTGGGGGCGTTGGTCGTCGCCGCGGCGGCGCTGCTCTCGCTGGCGGTGGGCGCGGTGGCGCTCAGCCCGGGCGAGGTGCTGCGCAGCCTGTTCGGCTCGGCCGGGCAGAGCACGGACGCGCTCGTCGACGCGCGCGTGCAGCGCACCCTGGTCGGCATCCTGATCGGGGGCTCGGTCGCGGTCTCGGGTGCGGTGATGCAGGGGGTCACCCGCAACCCGCTGGCCGACCCGGGCATCCTCGGCGTCAACTCCGGCGCCGCGCTCGCGGTGATCCTCGGGATCTACTGGGCCGGGATCTCGACGCTGCCGGCCTACATCTGGCTGGCGGTGCTCGGCGGGTCGGTCGCCGCGGTCGCGGTGTACGCCATCGCGAGCCTCGGCCCGCGCGCCAGCCAGCCGGTGACGATGGCGCTGGCCGGTGCCGCCGTCACCGCCGCCGCCAGCAGCATCATCGCCGGGATCATGGTCACCTCCGACGAGGTGCTCGACACCTTCCGCTTCTGGCAGGTCGGGTCGGTCGCCGGGCGCGACGTCGACGCGATCGTGCCCGTGCTGCCGATGTTCCTCGTCGGCCTGCTGCTGTGCCTGGCCTCCGGCCCGATCCTCAACGCGCTCGCGCTGGGTGACGACATGGCCAGCGCTCTCGGGCAGCGGGTGCGCCTGGGGCGCCTGGTCGCCTCCTTCGGTGCCGTCCTGCTGTGCGCCGGCGCCACCGCCGTCGCCGGGCCGATCGGCTTCGTGGGCCTGGTCGTGCCGCACGTGGTGCGCCTGGTCGTCGGGCCCGACTACCGCCGGGTGCTCGTCGGGTCGATGTTCGGCGGGCCGGCGCTGCTGCTGCTCGCCGACACCGTCGGCCGGGTCGTCGCGCCGCCGGCCGAGATCTCGGTCGGCATCGTCACCGCCCTGATCGGCGCGCCCGCGCTGATCTGGCTCGTGCGCCGGGTGCGGACCTCGTGA
- a CDS encoding FecCD family ABC transporter permease — protein sequence MAAVPATALEAPETEPARAREVVRDVRRRVRRRAAVAFVAVGLLWFVLFAARVLLGDYTVTAPDFVRIVLGEDIPVASFLVMESKLPRAVVGTLAGISFGVSGAVFQSMLRNPLASPDVIGVSMGASAAAVIGILWFGLEGGPVALLAIGGGLLVALAVTVLSGSRGTATMKLILIGIGLAAALQSLVQWVFITADVRQASDALVWLTGSLNMATWTEIGQVALAVLVLLPVVAVLVPRLRVLELGDDASQGLGVRAAPTRLALMCTVVLMMAITTSVVGPIAFVALLSGPIARRLNGGRTAIALAGVVGACIVVAADYVGAYGVGDDNLPVGVVTGIAGAPFLLWLLVRSRRVIKDG from the coding sequence ATGGCCGCCGTCCCCGCGACCGCGTTGGAGGCGCCCGAGACCGAGCCCGCCCGCGCCCGGGAGGTCGTGCGCGACGTCCGCCGGCGCGTACGCCGTCGTGCCGCCGTCGCGTTCGTCGCCGTCGGCCTGCTGTGGTTCGTGCTGTTCGCGGCCCGGGTGCTGCTCGGCGACTACACCGTCACCGCTCCCGACTTCGTGCGCATCGTGCTGGGCGAGGACATCCCGGTCGCATCGTTCCTCGTGATGGAGTCGAAGCTGCCGCGTGCGGTGGTCGGCACCCTCGCCGGCATCTCGTTCGGCGTGTCCGGCGCGGTGTTCCAGTCGATGCTGCGCAACCCGCTCGCCAGCCCCGACGTGATCGGCGTGAGCATGGGCGCCTCGGCCGCGGCGGTGATCGGGATCCTGTGGTTCGGCCTCGAGGGCGGCCCGGTCGCGCTGCTCGCCATCGGCGGCGGGCTGCTCGTCGCGCTCGCGGTCACCGTGCTGTCGGGCAGCCGCGGCACCGCCACGATGAAGCTGATCCTCATCGGCATCGGTCTCGCGGCGGCGCTGCAGTCGCTCGTGCAGTGGGTGTTCATCACCGCCGACGTGCGGCAGGCGAGCGACGCCCTGGTCTGGCTCACCGGCAGCCTCAACATGGCGACCTGGACGGAGATCGGGCAGGTGGCCCTCGCGGTGCTCGTGCTGCTGCCGGTCGTCGCGGTGCTGGTGCCGCGGCTGCGCGTGCTCGAGCTCGGTGACGACGCGTCGCAGGGCCTCGGCGTGCGGGCCGCCCCCACGCGCCTGGCGCTGATGTGCACGGTGGTGCTGATGATGGCGATCACCACCTCGGTGGTCGGGCCCATCGCGTTCGTGGCGCTGCTGTCCGGCCCGATCGCGCGCCGGCTCAACGGCGGACGCACCGCCATCGCCCTGGCCGGGGTCGTCGGCGCCTGCATCGTCGTGGCCGCCGACTACGTCGGGGCCTACGGCGTCGGCGACGACAACCTGCCCGTCGGGGTCGTGACCGGCATCGCCGGCGCGCCCTTCCTGCTCTGGCTGCTCGTGCGCAGCCGCCGTGTGATCAAGGACGGATGA
- a CDS encoding iron-siderophore ABC transporter substrate-binding protein: MHRRSFLALVSATAAATTLAACQTGPSGDSGASASSPSGAGSSGSAAGAFPVTIKHALGSTTIEQKPTRVATLGWSDADMVLALGVVPVGCPKITWGGNKNESTDSFDKALAKMGGQQPTRYSDADGAPVDEIAKLRPDLILATNSGVTKEEYARLSKIAPVVAYPGEAYGTSWQDGVKLAGQALGLEGKAKQVTAATEKAIRDAVAKYPAIKGKTASWLMIQPTDLSKFAAYTTLDNRPRMLENLGMKNAPIVTQLSKGKKTFSVDISSEKASTLDADVVVFYIEKPGEEKTFTSHPLIGQIPALKDGAYVATLEPGESYFMSSPTPLTIPEGLPRLLPKLQAAATKAK; encoded by the coding sequence ATGCACCGCCGTTCCTTCCTCGCGCTCGTCTCGGCGACCGCCGCCGCCACGACGCTCGCCGCCTGCCAGACCGGCCCGTCCGGAGACAGCGGCGCCTCGGCGTCGTCGCCCTCGGGTGCCGGCAGCAGCGGCTCCGCGGCAGGTGCCTTCCCGGTCACCATCAAGCACGCGCTCGGCAGCACCACGATCGAGCAGAAGCCGACGCGGGTCGCGACCCTCGGCTGGTCCGACGCCGACATGGTGCTGGCGCTCGGCGTCGTGCCGGTCGGCTGCCCGAAGATCACCTGGGGCGGCAACAAGAACGAGTCCACCGACTCCTTCGACAAGGCGCTGGCCAAGATGGGCGGCCAGCAGCCCACCCGCTACAGCGACGCCGACGGCGCCCCGGTCGACGAGATCGCCAAGCTGCGCCCCGACCTGATCCTTGCGACCAACTCCGGCGTCACCAAGGAGGAGTACGCCCGCCTCTCCAAGATCGCGCCGGTCGTCGCCTACCCGGGCGAGGCGTACGGCACGTCCTGGCAGGACGGCGTGAAGCTGGCCGGGCAGGCGCTCGGCCTGGAGGGCAAGGCCAAGCAGGTCACCGCCGCGACCGAGAAGGCGATCCGCGACGCGGTCGCGAAGTACCCCGCGATCAAGGGCAAGACCGCCTCGTGGCTGATGATCCAGCCGACCGACCTGAGCAAGTTCGCGGCCTACACCACGCTCGACAACCGGCCGCGGATGCTGGAGAACCTCGGGATGAAGAACGCCCCGATCGTCACCCAGCTCAGCAAGGGCAAGAAGACGTTCTCGGTCGACATCTCCTCCGAGAAGGCCTCGACCCTCGACGCCGACGTCGTCGTGTTCTACATCGAGAAGCCGGGCGAGGAGAAGACCTTCACCAGCCACCCGCTCATCGGCCAGATCCCGGCGCTGAAGGACGGCGCCTACGTCGCGACGCTCGAGCCGGGCGAGAGCTACTTCATGTCGAGCCCGACGCCGCTGACCATCCCCGAGGGTCTCCCGCGCCTGCTGCCCAAGCTGCAGGCGGCGGCCACCAAGGCCAAGTAG